The following DNA comes from Kaistia sp. 32K.
ACGCCTCGGGCCAGCCGCTCGCCTCGACCTTCGCCGATTATCTGCTGCCGGGGCCGACCGAGGTGCCGGCGCCGCGGCTCGACCATATGGAGACGCTCGCGCCCTATACGGAGTTCGGCGTCAAGGGCATCGGCGAGGGCGGGGCGATCGCGCCGCCGGCGGCGATCGGCAATGCCGTCAACGATGCGCTCCGCCGCTTCGGCGCCGAGTTGCTGCACTCGCCGATGACGCCGCGCCGCGTGCTCGAGGCGATCCAAGCGGCCAAGACGACCAAGAAGGCCAGCCAGGTGAAGCAGGGGGAATTCGCGTGAAGCCGGTCAATTTCGACTATGCGCGGCCGGCCGATGTCGGAGCGGTGCTCGCGCTGCTGGCCGAGGACGGCCCGACCGTGAAGCTGATGGCGGGCGGCCAGTCGCTCGGCCCGATGCTCAACATGCGGCTGGTGCAGCCGGATCTCCTCGTCGACATCGCCGCGATCGATGAATTGAAGCAGGTGACGGACAAGGGCGATGCGATCGTCTTCGGCGCCTGCATCACCCATGCCGATATCGAGGATCGCCGTGTGCCCGACGTGACGCACGGGGCGCTGCCCCGTGTCGCCAACGGCATCGCCTACCGCGCCGTGCGCAATCGCGGCACGGTCGGCGGCAGCCTGACCCACGCCGACCCCTCGGCCGACTGGATCTCGATGTTGTCGGCGATCGGTGCCCGCGTCACGCTGCGAGGGCCCTCCGGCGAGCGGACGATCGCCGTCGAGGACTACATGCTCGGCGCGCTCGAAGCCGATCTCCGGCAGAGCGAAATGCTCGTCTCGGTCACGGTGCCGAAGCTCGGCCGCTCGGCGCGCTGGGGCTACTACAAGAGCTGCCGCAAGACCGGGGAGTTCGCCCATGCGATCGGCGCGTTCCTGGCGGATCCGGATCGCGGCGTCAGCCGCGTCGTGATCGGCGCCACGGAAAGCCGGCCGATCGTCATCGCCGATGCGCGGCATCTCCTCGGCGACGGCACCGCCGCCCGGCTCGACCAGGCCTTTGAAAGCGCCGCCGCCGAAGAGGCCGTCGCCGCCGCCGGCATGGACGACCCGATCGACCGCCAGACCCATGTCGTCGCGCTCCGTCGCGCCATCGAACGAGCCACTTCAGCATGAACACCGTCACCCTCAAGGTAAACGGCAAGCCGGCGCGCGCCGAGATCGAGCCGCGCATGCATCTCGCGGACTTTCTCCGCGACACCCAGAACCTGACCGGCACCCATATCGGCTGCGAGCACGGCGTCTGCGGCGCCTGCACGATCCTGGTCGACGGCGTGCCGACGCGCTCCTGCATCACCTTCGCGGTCGCCTGCGAGCAGGCCGACGTCACCACCGTCGAAGGGCTCGATGCCGACGAGGTGGCGATGGAACTCCGCGCCGCCTTTACGAAGGAGCACGGTCTTCAGTGCGGCTATTGCACGCCCGGCATGATCGTCTCGGCCCGCGACGTCGTGCTGCGCCTGGATGATCCCACCGAGCACGAGATCCGTGTCGCGATGAGCGGCAATCTCTGCCGCTGCACCGGCTATGTCGGCATCGTCCGCGCCATCCAGAGCGTGATCTCGGCCCGGCGCGCGCGCGGGATCGCGGCGATCCCGGGCGGCGAGCATCGCACGACGCTCGGACCGGCTGGCTCCGGTCATGGCGCCGCGGCGACGCTGACAGGCTCCGCCTCGACAAAACGTCCGACGCTGACGGTCGCGAAATCCGAGGTGAGGGCGGATGCCAAGCCTGCGGCGGCACCGGCCCGGCAGGAGGCCGACTGGAAGCCGCAGACGACCTTCACCGAGAGCTTTGTTGTCGGCCATCCCGTCGAGGACGTTTGGGCGTTCTTCGACCGCATCGGCGAGGTCGCGTCCTGCCTGCCAGGAGCCTCGCTCGCCGGCGAGCCGGTCGATGGCCACGTCGAAGGCCAGATCCGCATCAAGGTCGGGCCGATCTCGGCCGAGTTCCAGGGTGTCGCCGACGTCAGTCGCGACGACGCGACCAAGACCGGCACGATCGACGGCGCCGGCAAGGACAAGCGCAGCAATTCCGCCACGCGCGGCCTGATCGGCTATGCCGTGAAGCCCGGCGACAAGCCGGGCGAGACGCGCGTCGACGTCAGCATCGGCTACACGCTGACCGGGGTGCTCGCGCAGTTCGGCCGCTCGGGGCTGGTGCAGGACGTCGCCGGACGGCTGATCGCGGCCTTCGTCCAGAATTTGGAGGCGAAGCTGGCGCATCAGGCCGGCGGCGGGGAGCCGGGCGCCTCGGCGCCGCCGGTGGTGACCGAGCTCGACGCGGGCTCGCTCGTCTCCTCCGTCATCCTGGGCCGGCTGAAGCGCTTCTTTGCCGCGCTGTTCGGTCGTCGCTAACAGTCGCGCGGGGGCAGGGGAGGGAAGTTGCCCTCATCCGCATCGGCGGCCGCGATCTCAGGGGTTGCCGTAGGGGCCGGCTGGACGTATCGAGGTTGTGGGGATGATCGGACTCGCGCAAGCTTGCTTCGGTCCCGACAGCTCGCCGCTGCCGGGGGACCGATCGGTCTGCGCGGAAAGGTCGGGGTTGCGCTGGTAAAATAGGCCCATCTGCCGTATGTTGGTATTATGAGCAAACTCACTTCGATCTACGACCGCAGCCGCGTGCCTCTCTACATCCAGGTCGCGTCCGTGATGCGACAGCGCATCGACACGGGCCACTGGGTGGAAGGCGACAAGATCTCGACGCTGGAAGAGCTGGAGCAGGAATTCGCGGTCGCCCGCGTCACCATCCGCCAGGCGATCGAGCTCCTGCGCGAGGAGGGCCTTCTCAACGCCCAGCAGGGGCGCGGCACCTTCGTGTCCGGCAAGCCGAAGCACAATCGCTGGCTCAACCTCGCCAATGATTTCGACACCATGGTCTCGTCGATCAAGGACAATGTGCTGAAGCGCGTCCATATCGAGGAGATCGCCGCCAATCCGGATCTTTCGGAAGGCGAGGGCACTCTCGCCGACAGCTACGTCTTCCTGCGCAGCGTCCAGTACAACGACAACGAGCCGTTCTCGGTGGTCAACCTGCATCTAGCGCGCTCGATCTTCGACAAGGCCGGCAAGCAGTTCATGAGCGTGGCGGCGCTACCGAAGATCGTCGAGATGGCGGATGTCACGATCGCCCATGCCCATCAGACCCTGACCATCGGGGTCGCCAGCCCGGAGACGGCCGATCTGCTCAAGATCGGCCTCGGCGAACCGACGGCGGATTGCCGGCTCGTGCTGGTGGACGATAGCGGCATCGCGATCTACGTCGCCGATATCCACTATCACAAGAACTGCTTCGCGCTCCGCAACGATCTTCTCGAGAGAAGCGGCCCGCGCCGGGGCGGCGCCAAGTAGGTCTGCCTGCTTCTCTGGATTTCTGGCGTTCTTGTCTTTCGAAAAATTCAAGCGAACCGCCATGCGAACGGCCGATGAACCGTCGTGCGTGTCCGATTATCCTTCCCGTCTCGATGTCGGCTTGAGCAATTCTGTTGCGGCTGCGGCGGGATCTGCGCTCTAATCGAGGTCGTTGCATGAAGCGTTCTTGCGTGGAGCCCCAGTCTTGCAAAGTGATTCCTCCGCCAGCGGGCTCGATCGCTTCGACCTGGCCATTCTCGAGATCCTGCAACGCGACAACACCACGCCGCAGCGTCTGATCGGCGAGCAGGTGCATCTCTCCGCCGCCGCCGTGCACCGGCGCATCCGCCGCATGGAGGCGGAGGGCGTCATCGCCGCCAACATCGCCAGCGTCGATCCCGCGCGCGTCGGCCGCCCGATCACCATCGTGGTGGAGGTGCATGTCGAGAGCGAGCGCATGGGCCTGCTCGACGACGCCAAGAAGGCCTTCTCGGAGGCGCCCGAGGTGCAGCAATGCTACTACGTCACCGGCGACGCGGATTTCGTGCTGATCATCACGGTCGCCAGCATGGGCGAATATGAGGCGCTGACCCGCCGCCTGTTCTTCCAGAACCACAATGTGAAGCGCTTCCGCACGCTGGTCGTGATGGACCGCATCAAGACCAGCCTCGCGGTACCGACCGGGGCGTGACACGAAAAAGGCCCCAGCGCAGGTCCGGGGCCTTCAGGCGTTGGTCGAGACCTCAGTGGGCGAGGGTGACCTTGCCGTCGACGATCTTCACCAACGTGCCGTTCGCCATGTACTGGCCGCTCTCGCGACCTTCCGGGCCGTCCTTGACGAACGTAACGGTGCCGTTCAGCGTCGGCACCGAAATCTGCCAGAACGCCTCCCGGATCGCCTTCGGATCGGCGGCGCCGGCCTTCTCGATCGCCGCCTTGATGACGTGGATGCCGTCATAGCCGCGATAGCTCTCGGTCAGGCCAGCGCTGCCATGGCCCTGCTTGGCCCAGGCGTCGATGAAGGCCTTGGCCTGGTCCGGATGCGGGGTCTTGTCCGGCTCCCACGGCGCGAAGAACACCATGTGCATCGTGTTGTTGGCGGCGGAGCCGGCCTGCTCGATCAGCTGGTCCGGGTTCTGCGAGCCGCCCGTGGTGATGATCCGCTTGGTGATGCCGAGGGCCGCCGCCTGCTTCAGCACCAGCGTCAGCTGCTCGACGGCGGTGGTGACGATGATGGTGTCGGAGTCGGACGCCTTGATCTTGGAGAGCTGGGCGCTCATGTCTTGCGCCGACTGGTCCATGATCTCGGAGAGGCCGACCTCGACGCCGTTCTCCTTGAACATCGCCGTGAAGTCGGTGATCGTCCCGCGACCCCAGTCATTGTTGATCGCCAGGAAGTCGACCTTCTTGATGCCGAGATCCGGCAGCAGCGTCTTGAACAGCGCCGCCTCGACGAAGGAGGGCGGCGAGATGCGGAAGATGTAGGGGTTGCCCTGCTTGGTGATCTTGCTCGACGACGAGGTCTCGACCAGCATCGGCACTTCGTACTGCATCAGCTTCGGCATCGCGGCGAGCGTCAGGCTGGAGCCCCAGGCGCCCATCATCACCGGCACCTTGTCGCGCTCGATCAGCTTTTCGGCGACAGCGGCGGCCTCGGTCGGGTTGCTCTTGTTGTCCTCGATCACAAGCTCGATCGGGTTGCCGAGCACGCCGCCGGCGGCGTTGATCTGCTCCACGGCGATCTTGGCGCCGTCGACGATATAGGTTCCGGAGGCCGCGAACGGCCCCGTGAGCGGCTGGTTGACGCCGATCTTGATCGCGTCCGCCGATGAAAGCCCCGTCGTCGCCATGAGCATCGAAAGGGCCAGCATCGTGATCGAAGTTCTTGCCTTGAGCATTCGTTCTCCTCCCGTCGGGTTGGGCCGCACGCTTCTGCACGCCCGCGACGACGCCGTACCACCGAGGCGGCCTGGTACAGCGTTCCTCATCGTCGATGGAGCAGGCCACCCTTGTTCCAAAGTTGCCTGATGCATTGGTGCTATCTTGCTGTCTTTAGGATGTTATCGCAAGGGAAATATAGGGCCAATCTTCGAGCTGGTTCGCTCGCCCGAACGCGCGGTTTCGGGACCATTTCCGGATCAGGACGAAGGGCTGGAAGATCAATCGGTTGCCGCGAAATGCTGAGCGGGCGCGACCGGGCGAGCCGCCCCGCGAGCCCGGCCGTGGCCGGGCTCGCGGGGCAGGGGCGGCTTCGCGGATCGTCAGGCGACGTCGAACTGGACGCCTTGCGCCAGCGGCAGCGTCTTGCCGAAATTGATCGTGTTGGTGGCGCGGCGCATATAGGCCTTCCAGGCGTCGGAGCCGGATTCCCGGCCGCCGCCGGTTTCCTTCTCGCCGCCGAACGCGCCGCCGATCTCGGCGCCGGACGGGCCGATATTGACGTTGGCGATGCCGCAATCCGAGCCGCGCACCGAGAGGAAAGTCTCTGCCTCGCGCAGATCGTTGGTGAAGATCGACGAGGAGAGACCCTGCGGCACGGCGTTGTGCAGGCGAAGCGCCTCGTCGAAATCGGAATAGCGGAGCACATAGAGGATCGGCGCGAAGGTCTCCTGCTCGACCGGGCCGGTCTGCGCCGGCATCTCGACGATGGCCGGGCGCACGTAATAGGCGGCGGGCGCGGCCGCCGCGTCGACGCGATCGCCGCCCGTCACCGCGCCGCCGGCGGCCCTGGCGGCACCGAGCGCCCGCTGCATGCCCTCGAAGGCGCGGGCGTCGATCAGCGGGCCGACCAGCGTGCCGGCCTCGAGCGGGTTGCCGATTTTGACCGAGCCATAGGCTTGCTTCAGGCGCGGCACGAGGGCATCGTAGATGCTGTCATGAACGAAGAGGCGGCGCAGCGTGGTGCAGCGCTGGCCGGCCGTGCCCATGGCGGCGAAGGCGACGCCGCGCAACGTCAGGTCGAGATCGGCCGAGGGGCAGACGATGGCGGCGTTGTTGCCGCCGAGCTCCAGGATGGCGCGGGCAAAGCGGCCGGCGAGGCGCGGGCCGACGGCGCGGCCCATGGCGGTCGAGCCGGTCGCCGAGACGAGCGGCACGCGCGGATGGTCGACCAAAGCCTCGCCGACGGCGCGGCCGCCGATCAGGACGGTCGCGAGATGGTCCGGCAGCGTGCCGCCCTCGGCGACGAAGCGTTTTGCCGCGCGGTCGAACAGGGCCGTCGTCGCCAGCGCCGTCAGCGGCGTCTTCTCGGACGGCTTCCACACGACGCTGTTGCCGCAGACGAGCGCGAGCGCCGCATTCCACGACCAGACCGCGACGGGGAAGTTGAAGGCGGAGATGACGCCGGTGACGCCGAGCGGATGCCAGGTCTCCATCATCCGGTGATCGCTGCGCTCGGTGGCGATGGTGAGGCCATAGAGCTGGCGCGACAGGCCGACGGTGAAATCGCAGATGTCGATCATCTCCTGCACCTCGCCGAGGCCCTCCGAGACGATCTTGCCGGCCTCGATCGCGACCAGCCGGCCGAGCGCTGCCTTGTGCTCGCGGAGTTCCTCGCCGAGCAGGCGGATCAGCTCGCCGCGCTTCGGCGCCGGCACGCTGCGCCAGGCGAGGAAGGCCGCATGCGCCGCCTCGATGGCGCGGTTCGCCGCGGCTTCATCCGTCTCGACGAGGCGGGCCAGCTCCTCGCCGGTAACAGGCGAATGGACGGCGAGCGTGCCGCCGGAGCGTACCGATGCGGGAACGCCGATCTCGGCGAGAAGTGTGTCGACCTCGGCCTTGAGGGTGTTCTTGATGGCGATGGTCATGCTCTTCCTTCCTCGAAATCCGGGTCTCGACTGCGTTTCAAAGCCGGGCGTCGGCCAGATGGGCGATCTGCGACCCCACTTCGTAATAGGCTTCCTTGAGGCGGCGCAAGCGCGCCGCGCTGGCGTCGGTGACGGGAAGCGGCAGCGCCTCCTCCGGAATCCGGCCCGCGATATGCCCGGCGAGGATCTGCCCGAATACGGTGCCGGGCGCGATGCCGCGTCCATTGTAACCCGAGAAGGTGATCACGTTCGGGGCGAGCTTGTGAAAGCGCGGCAGGCAATTGTCCGTCATGCCAATCTGGCCGTACCACTCGGCCTCGAAGGCGACGTCGCCGATCTGCGGGAAGATTTTGGCGAGCGCCCGCTTGGCCCAGGCGCGGTGGATCGGCGCGCCGCTGCCGCGCAGCGCCCCGACGCTGCCGAAGACGAGCCGGCCGGCGCGGTCGAGGCGGAACGAGCTCAGGATCTCGCGCGTGTCCCAGGCGCCCTGCCGCTCCGGCAGGATCGTGCTCCGGAGATCCGCGTCGAGCGGCACGGTGGCGAAGTTGAAATAGGGCAGGTGGATCTGCTCGGCGCGGATCTCGGGCCAAGGCATGCTGGTATAGGCGTCGGTCGCGACGACCACCCAGCCGGCCGTGACGCTTCCGCCCGCCGTCGCCACGCGCCAGCCGCCGGCCGCTCTTTCCGCCGACACCACCGGGCTGCGGACATGGATGCGCGCGCCGTGAGCGAGCGCAGCGCGGGCGAGGCCGCGCGCATAGGCGAGCGGCTGGATCGTCCCGGCGCGCAGATCGAGCAGCGATCCGGCATAGGCATGGCTGCCGGTCTTTTCCGCTGTATCGGCGGCGTCGAGCAGGCGGACCGGCGCGCCGCGGGCAAGCCATTGCTCGGCCCGCTGCCGGATCTCCGCCAGCCCTTTCGCCCCGACGGCGCAATGCAGCGTTCCCGCTGTCTCCAGCTCGCATTCGATGCCATGCGCGCGGACCAGCTCGAAAACCTGTCGCGGCGCATCGCCGAGCAGCTCGAGCAGGCGGTCGCCA
Coding sequences within:
- a CDS encoding xanthine dehydrogenase family protein subunit M → MKPVNFDYARPADVGAVLALLAEDGPTVKLMAGGQSLGPMLNMRLVQPDLLVDIAAIDELKQVTDKGDAIVFGACITHADIEDRRVPDVTHGALPRVANGIAYRAVRNRGTVGGSLTHADPSADWISMLSAIGARVTLRGPSGERTIAVEDYMLGALEADLRQSEMLVSVTVPKLGRSARWGYYKSCRKTGEFAHAIGAFLADPDRGVSRVVIGATESRPIVIADARHLLGDGTAARLDQAFESAAAEEAVAAAGMDDPIDRQTHVVALRRAIERATSA
- a CDS encoding 2Fe-2S iron-sulfur cluster-binding protein, which gives rise to MNTVTLKVNGKPARAEIEPRMHLADFLRDTQNLTGTHIGCEHGVCGACTILVDGVPTRSCITFAVACEQADVTTVEGLDADEVAMELRAAFTKEHGLQCGYCTPGMIVSARDVVLRLDDPTEHEIRVAMSGNLCRCTGYVGIVRAIQSVISARRARGIAAIPGGEHRTTLGPAGSGHGAAATLTGSASTKRPTLTVAKSEVRADAKPAAAPARQEADWKPQTTFTESFVVGHPVEDVWAFFDRIGEVASCLPGASLAGEPVDGHVEGQIRIKVGPISAEFQGVADVSRDDATKTGTIDGAGKDKRSNSATRGLIGYAVKPGDKPGETRVDVSIGYTLTGVLAQFGRSGLVQDVAGRLIAAFVQNLEAKLAHQAGGGEPGASAPPVVTELDAGSLVSSVILGRLKRFFAALFGRR
- a CDS encoding GntR family transcriptional regulator: MSKLTSIYDRSRVPLYIQVASVMRQRIDTGHWVEGDKISTLEELEQEFAVARVTIRQAIELLREEGLLNAQQGRGTFVSGKPKHNRWLNLANDFDTMVSSIKDNVLKRVHIEEIAANPDLSEGEGTLADSYVFLRSVQYNDNEPFSVVNLHLARSIFDKAGKQFMSVAALPKIVEMADVTIAHAHQTLTIGVASPETADLLKIGLGEPTADCRLVLVDDSGIAIYVADIHYHKNCFALRNDLLERSGPRRGGAK
- a CDS encoding Lrp/AsnC family transcriptional regulator; the protein is MQSDSSASGLDRFDLAILEILQRDNTTPQRLIGEQVHLSAAAVHRRIRRMEAEGVIAANIASVDPARVGRPITIVVEVHVESERMGLLDDAKKAFSEAPEVQQCYYVTGDADFVLIITVASMGEYEALTRRLFFQNHNVKRFRTLVVMDRIKTSLAVPTGA
- a CDS encoding ABC transporter substrate-binding protein, translating into MLALSMLMATTGLSSADAIKIGVNQPLTGPFAASGTYIVDGAKIAVEQINAAGGVLGNPIELVIEDNKSNPTEAAAVAEKLIERDKVPVMMGAWGSSLTLAAMPKLMQYEVPMLVETSSSSKITKQGNPYIFRISPPSFVEAALFKTLLPDLGIKKVDFLAINNDWGRGTITDFTAMFKENGVEVGLSEIMDQSAQDMSAQLSKIKASDSDTIIVTTAVEQLTLVLKQAAALGITKRIITTGGSQNPDQLIEQAGSAANNTMHMVFFAPWEPDKTPHPDQAKAFIDAWAKQGHGSAGLTESYRGYDGIHVIKAAIEKAGAADPKAIREAFWQISVPTLNGTVTFVKDGPEGRESGQYMANGTLVKIVDGKVTLAH
- a CDS encoding aldehyde dehydrogenase family protein, whose protein sequence is MTIAIKNTLKAEVDTLLAEIGVPASVRSGGTLAVHSPVTGEELARLVETDEAAANRAIEAAHAAFLAWRSVPAPKRGELIRLLGEELREHKAALGRLVAIEAGKIVSEGLGEVQEMIDICDFTVGLSRQLYGLTIATERSDHRMMETWHPLGVTGVISAFNFPVAVWSWNAALALVCGNSVVWKPSEKTPLTALATTALFDRAAKRFVAEGGTLPDHLATVLIGGRAVGEALVDHPRVPLVSATGSTAMGRAVGPRLAGRFARAILELGGNNAAIVCPSADLDLTLRGVAFAAMGTAGQRCTTLRRLFVHDSIYDALVPRLKQAYGSVKIGNPLEAGTLVGPLIDARAFEGMQRALGAARAAGGAVTGGDRVDAAAAPAAYYVRPAIVEMPAQTGPVEQETFAPILYVLRYSDFDEALRLHNAVPQGLSSSIFTNDLREAETFLSVRGSDCGIANVNIGPSGAEIGGAFGGEKETGGGRESGSDAWKAYMRRATNTINFGKTLPLAQGVQFDVA
- a CDS encoding FAD-binding oxidoreductase, giving the protein MQNDPRSHGLWERTAPPAPPATPLAGDRTADVVVIGGGYTGLSTALHAARDGLDVVLLEGVEIGFGGSGRNVGLVNAGMWVMPDDVPATLGREPGDRLLELLGDAPRQVFELVRAHGIECELETAGTLHCAVGAKGLAEIRQRAEQWLARGAPVRLLDAADTAEKTGSHAYAGSLLDLRAGTIQPLAYARGLARAALAHGARIHVRSPVVSAERAAGGWRVATAGGSVTAGWVVVATDAYTSMPWPEIRAEQIHLPYFNFATVPLDADLRSTILPERQGAWDTREILSSFRLDRAGRLVFGSVGALRGSGAPIHRAWAKRALAKIFPQIGDVAFEAEWYGQIGMTDNCLPRFHKLAPNVITFSGYNGRGIAPGTVFGQILAGHIAGRIPEEALPLPVTDASAARLRRLKEAYYEVGSQIAHLADARL